In the genome of Drosophila yakuba strain Tai18E2 chromosome 3R, Prin_Dyak_Tai18E2_2.1, whole genome shotgun sequence, one region contains:
- the LOC120321843 gene encoding uncharacterized protein LOC120321843, producing MNLSGPSRKLNSYETKVAPKSKSCDLCNKENHPVRVCFLQMSVDDRSAYIKRKQLCLNCFAKGHQLRECKSTHNCFTCRGRHHTLLHRNNPFTSNSSPLNPARPISANQANFVPNEQAGVQNYFATGSRAILLGTAVINISHLGTNFKARALIDSGSEATFITERLFNLIRLPFQVVQAQVSGLSQTVAAQSKKLCSFTVRSRSTRPALQLETTAYALPQLAGNLPSSQISFGIFPIFHWRIQNSMRAHKQMSLSEPTFCLRCF from the coding sequence ATGAACTTAAGTGGGCCCtctagaaaactaaattcctatgagacgaaagtggctccaaaatcaaaaagttgcgacttgtgcaacaaggaaaaccatccCGTCCGTGTATGTTTTCTCCAAATGTCGGTTGACGACCGGTCAGCCTACATTAAACGGAAGCAGCTATGCTTAAACTGCTTTGCAAAGGGACATCAGCttcgtgagtgcaaaagcacgcacaattgttttacttgccgtggccggcatcacacgttgttgcaccgaaacAACCCCTTTACCAGCAATTCAAGCCCTTTAAATCCTGCAAGGCCAATTTCCGCTAATCAGGCCAATTTCGTTCCAAATGAGCAAgccggtgttcaaaattatttcgccacgggctcaagagctatccttcttggcactgccgtAATCAATATTTCCCATCTTGGCACTAACTTTAAGGCACGCGCCCTGATCGACTCCGGATCAGAGGCAACATTCATAACCGAGCGACtgttcaatctaattagattgccaTTCCAGGTGGTGCAAGCCCAAGTCTCAGGCTTAAGCCAAACAGTAGCCGCTCAgtccaagaagctctgcagtttcaccGTCCGATCTCGCTCGACTAGGCccgcgttgcagttggagacgacggcctatgccctccctcaactagccggaaatctgccttcctcccaaatttccttcgggatcttcccgattttccactggcggaTCCAAAATTCTATGAGGGCGCACAAACAGATGTCCTTATCGGAGCCGACATTCTGCCTTCGGTGCTTTTGA